A segment of the Actinomycetota bacterium genome:
CAAGAAATCATCTATCCCCGAAGGAGTAGATGGAATTTTTCCCTGGAAAACCACTTCATCCTCCTCTCCTTTTACGGTAAAATATGAGTGTTTCTTGTGTTGGTCTAAACCAACATATAACATGACTGCCTCCTTTCCTTGTTTTTCCTCCTTTATATCAGGAGGTTTGAAAGGGGGCTAGTCTTTTCATGACATCACCTTACATCAGGGAAGTAATTTGATGTGGTGTAGAGGCCAATAAATGAGAAAAGCCTCACCCACCAGGTATTTCTCATGCATGGGACCGAACATCCGGCTATCCATACTATTTGCTCTATTATCTCCCATTACAAAGACATTATCCTTGGGCATTTTCACGGGACCATAATTGCTGTAATCCCCACTTGATGCGGCATAAGGCTCCTCAAGGACTTTCCCATCGATGAAAACCTGACCCTTTCTGATTTCTATGATCTCACCTTCAGTGGCGATGATTCTCTTGATGAAATCCTTATGGATATCATGGGGAGGTTCAAAGACCACGATTTCTCCGAGTTCGGGTTCCTTGAATCGATAGATAAATTTATTCACCAATACTCGATCCCCGGGATAAAGTGTGGGTTCCATGGAACCAGAGGGTATATAAAAGGGCTGGACAATGAATGTTCTAATGAGCCAGGCTACGATAATGGCGGTGATTATTAAAATGGGGAGTTCCCTTAAAAATGCCAAAAATGAGTCTCTCTTCGACCCTGTCTCCTCCCCTACGTAAGCTTCCCTTTCGACCCTTGATTTTTCTTCTTCCCCTTCATCGTAGTTTATGAACAATTTATTCTCACCGAAACCCGTTATCTTCTTTCCTTGACGCGTGTCGCCTTTCCAACTCTCTTTCTAAGGTAATAAAGCTTGGATCTACGAACTCTACCTCGGCTGACGACCTCTATCTTGGCAATCATTGGAGAATGTAGAGGAAAGGTTTTTTCAACACCAATTCCAAAGGAGATTTTCCTCACCGTAAAGGTCTCCCTAAGCCCACCGCCCCGCCTTTGTATTACTATTCCTTGGAATACCTGCGTGCGCTCTCGGCTACCTTCTATAACCCTATAATGGACCTTGACCGTATCGCCGGCTCTAAACTCCGGTAAATCCTTCCGAATCTGTTCTTTTTCGATGGTTTCTATGAGATCCATGGTTTCTCCCTCCGAGTAAACAGCGTCATTATAGCATATCTTCGAATCGGGAAAAAGCGCTTATATTTCAAGTTGCGCCTTGATTTCCTGGAGTAATTTCTTATCTTCCTCACTCAAGATCGCATTTTTTAGCAAATCCGGGCGTCTTCGCAGGGTGCGTTCCAAGGATTTTTTCCTCCGCCATTTTGTAATCTCCATATGGTTTCCGCTTAAAAGGACCTCTGGCACGGACCAACCCTTGTAATCCCTTGGTCTGGTATATTGTGGATATTCGAGCAAACCACGGGAGAAGGTTTCCTCAGCAAGAGAGCATTCATCCCCCAAAACCCCGGGTATAAGGCGAGTTACTGCGTCTATCAAGACCATTGCTGGAAGCTCTCCCCCACCCAGCACGTAATCTCCAATTGAGATTTCATCGGTTGCCAGATGCTCATGCACTCTTTCGTCGATCCCCTCATATCTTCCACATAGCAATATGAGCTGTTTCTCTCCGACTAGTTCACCAGCGAGATGCTGATTGAAAATTTTGCCTTGAGGGGTAAAAAGGATAACTCGAGCGATTTTCGGCAGGTCTTCTAGAGTGCATTGCGCGATAGATAGAACAGCTTCAAAGAAGGGTTCGGGCTTCATGATCATCCCTGGTCCACCGCCATAGGGGGTATCGTCAACCTGCCGGTGTTTATCAGGAGTATAATCTCGTAAATCATGAATGACTATTTGAATTAAGTTTTTTTCTCGGGCGATGCGCACCATACCGCATTTCAGGAGCGACTCAAACATCTCGGGAAATATCGTTAGAACATCAATTCTCATGTCATCTCACCAGTCCCCACTATTTTATTCGAGAAGTCCAGGCAGGGGTTTGATTATCATTTTTCCCTGGTTTAGATCGATTTTCTTCACTACATCTTTAATCGCCGGTATCAAAATCTCTTTGGCGCCTTTGCCGGTGGGACTTACGACATATACGTCATTTGCCTCGGTTCTTAAGATTTCCGTAATGGTTCCCAGAGATTCACCCTCTTCGGTCAGTACCTCAAGACCAATTATCTGGTGAAACCAATAAGCACCCTTAGGAAGGAGGGATTCTGCCTCCTCCAATGGAACTCGGAGAAAGCAACCCTTCAATTGCTCCGCTTTGCCACGGTTATCGATTCCCTTGAATTTTATGGTTATACCCCGACCTTCAAATTTTACATTTTCTATCGTCAACTGCTCTTTGTAGAGGAGTGGCGGGGTTATATGAACGCTTAAGCCCCGTTTAAATCTCGATGGGAAATCGGTGAGGGATTTTATTTTAACCTCGCCCTCTGTGCCTCGTGGATGCATGATTTGCGCTATTGTTAAAAATTTTGGTTTCATTGAAAATCCTTTAAAGGGAAAACGGGCTGACCCTATTCGTGTCAGCCCACTATTTGTCGGACATGTAAATGTCCATGGCAAAACGCCAGTTAATCTATGATCTCAACGATTGCCTTCTTCCCTTCCTTCACGGCGGCGGCTTTGACGACTGTTCGAAGTGCCTTGGCGATACGTCCCTGTTTTCCAATGACCTTGCCCACATCTTCGGGAGCTACATGGAGCTGTAAAATTACCGATCTTTCCCCCTCCACAACGCTTACATTTACCTCCTCTGGTTTGTCTACAAGAGCTTGGGCAAGAACCTCTAACAACTCTTTCACGATGTCACCTCCTGATTCTTTTTACCCGAAGGTAGGTATTTATCTTTGTGAGTTTCAAACTCCTCTCGAATACCCGTTATTTCGAGCAACCGCTCTACGGCTTCTGAGGGTTGAGCCCCTTGAGCAAGCCACTTCAGTGCTTTTTCCTTTTCTATTTCAATAAAAGAGGGTTCAGTCTTGGGATTATACCGCCCAATGATCTCAATAATCCTGCCATTTCTGCGCATCCTTGAATCTGCAACCACTATCCTATAAAGGGGTCTTTTCTTGGCTCCTACTCTACTCAATCTTATTCTAACTGCCAATATATCACCTCCACCTTTGCTGATTTGCTCATAAGATTAAAATTTCAACAATTACTACCCAGCAAACCAACTAACTAGCTAACAAGCCAACCGGCTAACTTTAACTGAGGAAGATTTTTCGTCCTAGCCTCATCCCTTGAAAACTATCGAATTGTTTCATGAGTTTTTTAATTTGGTGAAAGCGCCTTAAAAGCCGATTTACCTCCTGGGTGGTACTTCCACTGCCTCTCGCTATCCTTAAGCGCCGGCTTCCATCGATGATATTAGGATTCCTTCTTTCCTCGGGGGTCATTGACTGAATTATAGCTTGTAACCGGGTGAGCTCATCATCGCTTATCTGCAAATTCTTCGGAGCCGGCAATCCAGATATACCTGGCAGCATCCCTAAAATCTGATTTAGGGGTCCCATCTTTTTAAGTTGTTGCATTTGATTGAGAAAATCTTCCAAGGTAAATTGACCCTTTCTTAATTTTTCCTCTAAAACTTGCGCTTTACGGGCATCTACAGCTGCCTCTGCTTTCTCAATAAGGGTCAGTATGTCACCCATCCCCAATATTCTGGAGGCCATGCGGTCGGGATGAAAGAGCTCAAGGCAATTCAATCTTTCGCCCACGCTGACGAGTTTGATTGGCTTATTGGTGACCGTTTTAATGGATAGAGCTGCTCCCCCACGAGCATCGCCATCCAATTTCGTCAATATGACTCCATCGAAATCTATTTTTTCTTTGAAAGCAAGAGCCAGATTCACAGCATCTTGACCAGTCATCGCATCTACAACGAGAAGAATTTGATGTGGATGAATCTCCTCCCTCAACTTCCTCAATTCTTCCATCATCGTTTCATTGATATGTAAGCGTCCGGCGGTATCCAAAATGACAACGTCGTAACCATTGAGGATAGCTTCCTTGATCCCATGCTTGGCTATTTCCAAAGGCGGTGTCCTTAAATCCATGAAAAATACGGGTGTTTTGAGTTCTTCACCGAGGGTCTTGAGTTGGGCTACCGCAGCTGGTCTGTAAATATCCGTGGTGATCATAAACGCTCTCTTGCCCAGGGATTTTAAATAGTAGGCCAATTTTGCTGTTGCTGAAGTCTTCCCCGATCCCTGAAGCCCCACGAGCATGAAGATTGTGGGAGGTTTTGGGGCGAAGACCAGCTTACTGGGTGTGAGTCCCATGAGCTTTGTCAATTCTTCGTACACGATCTTTACAACCTGCTGCCCAGGGGTCAAGCTTTCAAAGACCTCACTTCCCACGGCCCGCTCTCTAACCGCTAGGACGAAGTTTTTCACCACTTTAAAATTGACATCTGCTTCAAGAAGAGCGAGGCGGACCTCGCGAAGAGCATCGTCGACATCTCTCTCGCTTAATCTTCCACGAGATCTTAGCTTGGCAAATATGGTTTGTAATCTGGTAGATAGATTTTCAAACATTTCTGCCTCCTGATACCTACAAGCTACCGACCATATTATAGAAGCGGAAGGTAGGTGTCAAGCAAGGGTGCAGCCAAAAAGCTTATATCACAAGAGGGAGTTTATGGTAATATCCAATTTAGGGTGTTTGTAAAGTGAAAATGTCTCGGAAAATAGTTGTGAGTATAATCCTCCCATTGATCTTTAGTTTAATGGGTTGTGGAGGAAAATCCATATCCAGCAAATATGGTAAGCCAAAGATTATTACCTCGGTATCTTATACCTTAAATTATCTAGAAGCTCGGGGAACACCTTTTCTGATACTGGATAATGCCGGGAATATATACGTTGCCGAAGGAGATTTCGCGGTGAGAAAATTCAATCCCAAAGGGAAACTACTTTTGAAGATAGTTCCTCGAAAGAAACTCGCCATCGTACCAGAGACCGATTCGAATGAGGTAAAATATTCCGCCTATCGCATCTGGGGATGTTGTGTCGATGAGCGGGAAAATATTTATATGGGGGTGAGCAAGACGCTGGTTTCTGAATCGAATAAGCCCCTCTCTGCCAGTATAGAAATTCAGAAGTTTGACAGACAAGGAAAATTCCTGGGGAGAATCCATCCTTTAACTGAAGAACAAGCCCTGGGGGTGATCGGAAATCCAATATTATATTTTTCTCACAATAATTTAGCATACAAAAATGGGAGCATAATCACCTCATCTATATCTCAATCTTCTTTAACGGTACAAATTCTCAACAGGAAAGGGGAGCTTAAAAAGGTAAAAACCCTCTCCCTTTCCAAGGAGGAATACCCTATAGCCTGGGTTGTTCATGGGAATGATGTTTACCTCATTTTTTTGGATGGTAAGAAAGAATCATTGAAAATGGTGGACATTTTCACTCAAAAAACTACACTCTCAGAATCCTGGAAGTCCCTGGGACTTACCGGTATCTGCCTTGGGATGGACAGGGAGCGTAGCCTATACTTTGCCGGAACAAAATCGGTTGCTTCAAAATCCAAGACCATTTACTTGGCGAAAATTACTCGCAAGGGTAAAAATCTTCTTATCCCACTTTCTTCCTCACCCAAAGACACTATTTTGGAATCCGGTCTGGTGAGACCAAACGGGGATGTTTATATCCTCTGGTCCAAAATCTCAAAGATTCAAGCTAGAGGCCATTTTTTTGTTACAGCGTGCATGAACCAATGATCCCATAGATTCTCATTTTCTCTCCCTATTTCTTATCCGCCAAGGTAAACTCCGTTTCTATCCATTAGTAGGTAAACCTGTATTATTAAATGTCAAAAGTGTCAACCTAAATCGTTAATAGTTCAAGGTAACCTTCATAAGTGGATTCTGGAAATTATTATCCTTACAATCTTTTATCCAGTATAAAGTATTAATCGATTGCAAACGATAATAAAGTTGGAATTTAATTTCAAAATCAAGGGAGAAAGAATGAAGTATTCTCACGAGCTTTTTCACGAAGCACTAACGGAGTTATTTAAGCAGTGCGGAGTCAGCCTGAGGAAGTTTGCGCGCAGGTGCAAAGTTGATTATACCTATTTGAGTAAATTAAAAAGAGGCAGGATGCCTGCACCTTCAGACGAGGTTATCAGAAGAATCGCCGCTGGTTTTGGAATCTCACCCGATTATTTCATGGAATATCGGGTTCGAAAAGTTTCCCGATATCTGATGTTAAAACCCAATTTGACAACGGCTTTGTATAGGCTCGCAAATCTGCCCATCGAGGTCCAAAAGAAAATTGAGAGCAAAATCATTAGGGCACTTGAGAAAGATTTCCTAAACGTTCCTGGATAAAAGGGCTTCAACGAACTCGTTGGCATCAAATTCACACAAATCTTCGAGCCTTTCTCCCACTCCGATGAGCTTTATGGGTATTCTAAGCTCATCAGCAATGGCGACCACTATGCCACCCTTAGCTGTGCCATCCAATTTGGTGAGGATTATTCCATCGATTTTGAGAGCTTCATCGAACAATCTGGCTTGAGCGATTCCATTCTGACCGGTTGTAGCGTCTATGACCAGTAAAGTTCTTATATTAGCCTCGGACGCCTCTCTCGCCGCTATGCGCTTGATCTTCTTCAGTTCTTCCATTAAATTCACATAGGTATGCAATCTACCTGCGGTATCGATTAAAAGAACGTTAACTCCCCTGGCTTGTGAGGCGTGGATGGAATCGTAGACCACAGCTGCTGGGTCGGATCCTTTCTGGTGTTTTAGAACGGGAGCTCTAACTCTCTCCCCCCATATTTCCAGTTGCTCAATGGCGGCTGCTCTAAAAGTATCCGCGGCGGCGAGGAGGACTTTTAAACCTCCTTTCATAGCTCGATGAGCGATTTTGGCTATAGCAGTTGTCTTGCCCACACCATTGACCCCAACGATTATTAAGACATTGAGTTTATTTGCCAGGAAAAGGGGCTCTTTGGAGTCACCAAGAATGCGGATGAGTTCTTCTTTAAGTAGTCCAAGGATTTGGAGAGGATCTTGGATCCTTTCGATCTCAACGCGTTCTCGAAGGTCCTGGACTATTTTAAGGGTGGCCTTGATGCCGACATCCGCTTGAATCAAAACTTCTTCGATATCATCCCATACCTTTTCGCCGGGTATTATTGCTCTCGAAAAAATATCGAAAAGTTGGTCGGTTAGTTTTTCCCGACTCCTTCTTAAACCAGTTTTTAACCTTTTAAGCCAACCCTTTGATGAGTCGCTCAGTTTAAGTTCTCCCCGCTTTTTCATACGCTACTTCCTCTTCCGGTTTAAATTTCTGTGAAATGAGTTTGGATATCCCATCAGCCTGCATGGAAACACCGTAGATTGCATCAGCTATTTCCATGGTTCGCCCTT
Coding sequences within it:
- the rplS gene encoding 50S ribosomal protein L19; amino-acid sequence: MDLIETIEKEQIRKDLPEFRAGDTVKVHYRVIEGSRERTQVFQGIVIQRRGGGLRETFTVRKISFGIGVEKTFPLHSPMIAKIEVVSRGRVRRSKLYYLRKRVGKATRVKERR
- the ffh gene encoding signal recognition particle protein — protein: MFENLSTRLQTIFAKLRSRGRLSERDVDDALREVRLALLEADVNFKVVKNFVLAVRERAVGSEVFESLTPGQQVVKIVYEELTKLMGLTPSKLVFAPKPPTIFMLVGLQGSGKTSATAKLAYYLKSLGKRAFMITTDIYRPAAVAQLKTLGEELKTPVFFMDLRTPPLEIAKHGIKEAILNGYDVVILDTAGRLHINETMMEELRKLREEIHPHQILLVVDAMTGQDAVNLALAFKEKIDFDGVILTKLDGDARGGAALSIKTVTNKPIKLVSVGERLNCLELFHPDRMASRILGMGDILTLIEKAEAAVDARKAQVLEEKLRKGQFTLEDFLNQMQQLKKMGPLNQILGMLPGISGLPAPKNLQISDDELTRLQAIIQSMTPEERRNPNIIDGSRRLRIARGSGSTTQEVNRLLRRFHQIKKLMKQFDSFQGMRLGRKIFLS
- the rimM gene encoding ribosome maturation factor RimM (Essential for efficient processing of 16S rRNA), with the protein product MKPKFLTIAQIMHPRGTEGEVKIKSLTDFPSRFKRGLSVHITPPLLYKEQLTIENVKFEGRGITIKFKGIDNRGKAEQLKGCFLRVPLEEAESLLPKGAYWFHQIIGLEVLTEEGESLGTITEILRTEANDVYVVSPTGKGAKEILIPAIKDVVKKIDLNQGKMIIKPLPGLLE
- the ftsY gene encoding signal recognition particle-docking protein FtsY, giving the protein MKKRGELKLSDSSKGWLKRLKTGLRRSREKLTDQLFDIFSRAIIPGEKVWDDIEEVLIQADVGIKATLKIVQDLRERVEIERIQDPLQILGLLKEELIRILGDSKEPLFLANKLNVLIIVGVNGVGKTTAIAKIAHRAMKGGLKVLLAAADTFRAAAIEQLEIWGERVRAPVLKHQKGSDPAAVVYDSIHASQARGVNVLLIDTAGRLHTYVNLMEELKKIKRIAAREASEANIRTLLVIDATTGQNGIAQARLFDEALKIDGIILTKLDGTAKGGIVVAIADELRIPIKLIGVGERLEDLCEFDANEFVEALLSRNV
- the trmD gene encoding tRNA (guanosine(37)-N1)-methyltransferase TrmD, with the protein product MRIDVLTIFPEMFESLLKCGMVRIAREKNLIQIVIHDLRDYTPDKHRQVDDTPYGGGPGMIMKPEPFFEAVLSIAQCTLEDLPKIARVILFTPQGKIFNQHLAGELVGEKQLILLCGRYEGIDERVHEHLATDEISIGDYVLGGGELPAMVLIDAVTRLIPGVLGDECSLAEETFSRGLLEYPQYTRPRDYKGWSVPEVLLSGNHMEITKWRRKKSLERTLRRRPDLLKNAILSEEDKKLLQEIKAQLEI
- a CDS encoding helix-turn-helix transcriptional regulator — encoded protein: MKYSHELFHEALTELFKQCGVSLRKFARRCKVDYTYLSKLKRGRMPAPSDEVIRRIAAGFGISPDYFMEYRVRKVSRYLMLKPNLTTALYRLANLPIEVQKKIESKIIRALEKDFLNVPG
- the rpsP gene encoding 30S ribosomal protein S16 produces the protein MAVRIRLSRVGAKKRPLYRIVVADSRMRRNGRIIEIIGRYNPKTEPSFIEIEKEKALKWLAQGAQPSEAVERLLEITGIREEFETHKDKYLPSGKKNQEVTS
- a CDS encoding KH domain-containing protein, whose amino-acid sequence is MKELLEVLAQALVDKPEEVNVSVVEGERSVILQLHVAPEDVGKVIGKQGRIAKALRTVVKAAAVKEGKKAIVEIID
- the lepB gene encoding signal peptidase I, with amino-acid sequence MFINYDEGEEEKSRVEREAYVGEETGSKRDSFLAFLRELPILIITAIIVAWLIRTFIVQPFYIPSGSMEPTLYPGDRVLVNKFIYRFKEPELGEIVVFEPPHDIHKDFIKRIIATEGEIIEIRKGQVFIDGKVLEEPYAASSGDYSNYGPVKMPKDNVFVMGDNRANSMDSRMFGPMHEKYLVGEAFLIYWPLHHIKLLP